In Micromonospora purpureochromogenes, a single window of DNA contains:
- a CDS encoding RDD family protein, producing the protein MTQPPTYPTPPAGGPSPAAGGFAPPSGPTPQGYAVPPQPGPYSGLPSYPPGPPGAPPRLPFPAVPLSPGGQPLASFGDRLLAVLIDGLVLGAASLVVMVPAMIFFLAAVVPDLTATTADGTYAEPDPFAVLLPLLALEAGLILLLLAMSYVYQVEMMFRTGETVGKRVMKLRIVPLDPTAALDRKTAAKRWLAHQPAGMLIPGFSYVDGLWQLWDKPWQQCLHDKFARTVVVKVSG; encoded by the coding sequence GTGACGCAGCCTCCGACGTACCCGACGCCGCCGGCCGGTGGGCCCTCGCCCGCCGCCGGCGGCTTCGCGCCGCCCTCCGGTCCCACCCCCCAGGGGTACGCCGTGCCGCCCCAGCCCGGCCCGTACTCCGGATTGCCGAGCTATCCGCCGGGGCCGCCCGGCGCTCCGCCCCGCCTTCCCTTCCCGGCCGTGCCGCTGAGTCCAGGTGGCCAGCCGCTGGCCAGCTTCGGCGACCGGCTGCTGGCGGTGCTGATCGACGGGCTGGTGCTCGGCGCGGCCAGCCTCGTCGTCATGGTGCCCGCGATGATCTTCTTCCTGGCGGCGGTGGTGCCCGACCTGACCGCCACCACCGCCGACGGCACCTACGCCGAGCCGGACCCGTTCGCGGTCCTGCTGCCCCTGCTCGCCCTGGAGGCCGGGCTGATCCTGCTCCTCCTCGCGATGTCGTACGTCTACCAGGTCGAGATGATGTTCCGGACCGGAGAGACGGTGGGCAAGCGGGTGATGAAGCTGCGGATCGTGCCGCTCGACCCGACCGCCGCGCTGGACCGGAAGACGGCCGCCAAGCGGTGGCTCGCCCACCAGCCCGCCGGGATGCTCATCCCGGGCTTCAGTTACGTCGACGGCCTCTGGCAGCTCTGGGACAAGCCCTGGCAGCAGTGCCTCCACGACAAGTTCGCCCGCACCGTCGTCGTTAAGGTGTCCGGGTGA
- the hppD gene encoding 4-hydroxyphenylpyruvate dioxygenase, with protein sequence MTQAIDRPQSTEEVDVDALVGAVDHDISRDPFPVKGLDHVHFLVGNAKQAAHYYSTAFGMTCVAYRGPEQGYRDHAQYVLTSGSARFVLTGAVRPDAAGADHVAKHSDGVSDIALEVPDVDAAYAHATAQGATGLVEPHDVTDEHGTVRMAAIAAYGDTRHTLVDRSRYTGPFLPGFVARGPIVDRQPMIDAGIQPKRFFQAVDHVVGNVELGRMDEWVEFYKRVMGFSNMAEFIGDDIATDYSALMSKVVANGTRKVKFPLNEPAIARKKSQIDEYLEFYQGPGAQHIAVATNDILASVDAMRAAGVEFLDTPDSYYDDPELRARIGQVRVPIEELKSRKILVDRDEDGYLLQIFTKPVQDRPTVFFELIERHGSLGFGKGNFKALFEAIEREQEARGNL encoded by the coding sequence ATGACCCAGGCGATCGACCGACCCCAGTCGACCGAGGAGGTCGACGTCGACGCCCTCGTCGGCGCCGTCGACCACGACATCAGCCGGGACCCGTTCCCGGTCAAGGGCCTCGACCACGTGCACTTCCTGGTCGGCAACGCCAAGCAGGCCGCGCACTACTACTCCACCGCCTTCGGCATGACCTGCGTGGCGTACCGGGGGCCGGAGCAGGGCTACCGGGACCACGCCCAGTACGTGCTGACCAGCGGCTCGGCCCGGTTCGTGCTGACCGGCGCGGTCCGCCCGGACGCCGCCGGCGCCGACCACGTCGCCAAGCACAGCGACGGCGTCTCGGACATCGCGCTGGAGGTGCCGGACGTCGACGCCGCGTACGCGCACGCCACCGCCCAGGGCGCGACCGGCCTGGTCGAGCCGCACGACGTCACCGACGAGCACGGCACCGTCCGGATGGCCGCCATCGCCGCCTACGGCGACACCCGGCACACCCTGGTCGACCGGTCCCGCTACACCGGCCCGTTCCTGCCCGGCTTCGTCGCCCGCGGCCCGATCGTGGACCGCCAGCCGATGATCGACGCCGGTATCCAGCCGAAGCGCTTCTTCCAGGCGGTCGACCACGTGGTCGGCAACGTGGAGCTCGGCCGGATGGACGAGTGGGTCGAGTTCTACAAGCGGGTCATGGGCTTCTCGAACATGGCCGAGTTCATCGGCGACGACATCGCCACCGACTACTCGGCGCTGATGAGCAAGGTCGTCGCCAACGGCACCCGCAAGGTGAAGTTCCCGCTCAACGAGCCGGCGATCGCCCGCAAGAAGTCGCAGATCGACGAGTACCTGGAGTTCTACCAGGGCCCGGGCGCCCAGCACATCGCCGTGGCCACCAACGACATCCTGGCCAGCGTCGACGCGATGCGGGCCGCCGGCGTCGAGTTTCTGGACACCCCGGACTCGTACTACGACGACCCGGAGCTGCGCGCCCGGATCGGCCAGGTCCGGGTGCCGATCGAGGAGCTGAAGTCCCGCAAGATCCTGGTCGACCGGGACGAGGACGGCTACCTGCTCCAGATCTTCACCAAGCCGGTGCAGGACCGCCCGACCGTCTTCTTCGAGCTGATCGAGCGGCACGGCTCGCTCGGCTTCGGCAAGGGCAACTTCAAGGCGCTCTTCGAGGCGATCGAGCGGGAGCAGGAAGCACGCGGCAACCTGTAA
- a CDS encoding Lrp/AsnC family transcriptional regulator has protein sequence MNAGQDVQLDELDARLIQLLADEPRIGVLECSRRLGVARGTVQARLDKLVERRVIGGFGPDVSPAAIGFGVTSFVTLEISQRHGHDAVTAHLAAIPEVLEAHTITGSSDLLCRIVARSNTDLQRVIDQIVSYEGIRRASTIIALAEQIPYRVLPLVRSAAAPG, from the coding sequence ATGAACGCTGGACAGGATGTACAGCTCGACGAGCTGGACGCCAGGTTGATCCAGTTGCTCGCCGACGAGCCCCGGATCGGGGTGCTGGAGTGTTCCCGCCGGCTCGGGGTGGCCCGGGGCACCGTCCAGGCCCGGCTGGACAAGCTGGTCGAGCGGCGGGTGATCGGTGGCTTCGGGCCGGACGTCTCGCCGGCCGCGATCGGCTTCGGGGTGACCAGCTTCGTCACCCTGGAGATCAGCCAGCGGCACGGCCACGACGCGGTCACCGCCCACCTGGCGGCCATCCCCGAGGTGCTGGAGGCGCACACCATCACCGGCTCCAGCGACCTGCTCTGCCGGATCGTCGCCAGGTCCAACACCGACCTCCAGCGGGTGATCGACCAGATCGTCTCGTACGAGGGCATCCGCCGCGCCTCCACGATCATCGCGCTGGCCGAGCAGATCCCGTACCGCGTCCTGCCCCTGGTCCGCTCCGCCGCCGCGCCCGGCTGA